The Rhineura floridana isolate rRhiFlo1 chromosome 17, rRhiFlo1.hap2, whole genome shotgun sequence genomic interval GTTAGTTAATTGCAAAGGATATGATGAGCTTAGCAATCTCTTAAGCACTTTTCCCTGCCTTAGATTGGTCTCTTTTTCGAGGAACAGAAAAAGTGGAGACTCCCCTTGAGATGTTAAAGAGTTAACATCTGCATCGTTATCGAGCAGCAGGTTAATTATATCTCTTCTGCCATTGCGGCAAGCGCTGTGAATAACTTCTTGCCCTTCCCAGTCTTTCATGTATACATTTCCTCCTGTAAGCAACAGTAGCATAACACACTTACCACCTGCTGCTAAGACTATGCCAGCCTTGCAGGATGAAGACCTGACTGCAAAGTGGAGTGCTGTTTCTTTCGTAATTGGAGTTGTGAGATTTACATTCGCTCCACATAGGAGTAACATGCTAATTGCCTGTTGGTTGAGAAGGCCAGAAGCGAGGTGAAGAGCAGTTTGGCCTGACTTGTCTCTGTCATTTATATTTGCCCCATTCTTCAGCAGGTGTGGTATAGCTGGATGATACCCGTTGGTTACAGCTGCATGTAGGAGACTGTGGTCATGGTACCTGAAAGTGTCAGGATTTATCTGGAACTCCTCCTTTAGTTTGATGTGAAGATGATTTTCTTCATTGCATTGTGCAATTATCTGATGCGTGTTCAAGGGGCATCCTGCAGTTCTGTGACTATTTGGGAAGTGATACAATAGCTGATAAAATTCTGTGTAATTCCTTTTTTCCTCTGCGATATAACAATAGGTTAGCATTCCTTCCAAGAATGTTACTTCGTAATTTGGTAGCCAAAGAAAATATGTTAAACTGTCTAGATGGAAGCCCTTCCACCTAATTTAGAGAAACACAATCACACTGAACCCTGAAAATGACTGCAATTCCATTGATAAACTCCTCCCATACCCTCACCCAAATATATTATCGCTACAATTAAACAGGGCTATTTTCTTGAACAAAATTGTCCAGTATTACCTTTCAACCATGAAGCAAGATTTATATTTCTTATCATAACCCTGCTAAACCAGGGGtgaggaagctttggccctcgagttgctgctgagctacaactcacatgagccccagcaagcatggtcaatggctacGGAtgttaggaattgtagttcaacaacatctggagggcaaaaggttctccGCCCCTGTGCTAAACCATAACATCAGTGTTATACAGCCTTTAGCGGTACTTTATTACTCTGATACAAGAATAAAAGAGGCGTGATGGTGCATTATGGATGTCTTAGATTAGCCCCAGTTACAGAACTGAACCTGAGGGTTTGGCTGTCAGAGGTTTATTTCCTTCTGCCACTGTCCTCCACCTTTGTTCCAGTTCCACAGCCCACTGGATTCTCAAGAGCAAAGTGCTTTGGTTAAAAAGCAAAGCCCTTTCATGAATTAGAGTGCCAAGTAGAAAATGGTACTGCTAGAGTCCTGTAATCTCCCTTCTcactccctcttttatggtgcaGGGAAGTCTCCAGGCATAACCCAACCAAACATGACTAACTTTTCATTATTCTTCTGCCCTTTCTGCTAAACAGCTTGGACTGAGAATGAGGAAGGTGAAACCTTTGGCCCATAGAGGAAGACTTTAGAGATTCTTCTGCCCTCCAAAAAGTTCCCAGAGCTCTTGTCTGAGCTATGGTACAAGGTTAAATATTACCTCATTTCAGGATCTtcactttgtatgttattttgcatATATCTTCCATGTGATTTCCTCCCCAACTTTTGTTGCTGCATTGGCCCCAGAAAAAAAAGAGATTCAAAATAGTGTTGGATTGTAAGTTGATAAGCAAACACTGCAGAATAGTCTTTTATACATGTTTGAAGTACAACTTAGCAGTTTTATTAGTCCAGTCCTTACCTGAAGGGCTTAAACTGCTTTTATGAATTTGGCCTCATATACAACTGACAGTAAGCTACTATTCCACTCTGATTTGAAAGCTTGCATATTTCTATAGAGTCTACACTGACCAAAAGTTATATTTAtacttattttgtatt includes:
- the ANKRD61 gene encoding ankyrin repeat domain-containing protein 61, whose amino-acid sequence is MLTYCYIAEEKRNYTEFYQLLYHFPNSHRTAGCPLNTHQIIAQCNEENHLHIKLKEEFQINPDTFRYHDHSLLHAAVTNGYHPAIPHLLKNGANINDRDKSGQTALHLASGLLNQQAISMLLLCGANVNLTTPITKETALHFAVRSSSCKAGIVLAAGGKCVMLLLLTGGNVYMKDWEGQEVIHSACRNGRRDIINLLLDNDADVNSLTSQGESPLFLFLEKETNLRQGKVLKRLLSSSYPLQLTNCAGHLPKALRHPRYELLKDMLMRMSSDVLSLQDICKFYIRKIYRGNLKCWLRGVIPSSLWYSIYINQEFSYASKINDF